The sequence CATCAATTCCGGGTGGGATTTCCTCCTTCCGCCTTACCAAGTCACGCGGTGGAACCCACATCCCTTTGGACAAAATCATCGTGATGTGCGCGCGATCGACACTGTCGAGCCGGTTGCAGGCAACGAAGAAGAAGCGCTTTGCAAGAATAGCTGCTTTCCGGTCGAGATAATCGACAGGCAGGAACTGATGGACGCCGGGTTCAAATTGCTCAACGATCTCGCGAAATCGCGGAGGAACCGCCAACAAGCCGCGCACTGTGTCCACATCCGGGACGGGAGCACTTTCCTGCCATTCCACCTTGGTTGGAACATGCTCGGTCAGGATGGGCCGACCTTGATGGGCCGGATAGGCCGAAGCGGTGTATTCAGATCGAAGCCGGCATCAGGGCTCTTATCCGCCACCTCGATCTTTGACACATCGCCATCGAGTGTCTGTGTGTTAGCGTAATGCCCTAGCGTCGGCTTCGATCCCAGATAGTACATTAACCACCTCTGCGTTCGCCGCCTTCCCCCGGCCGCATCATCTTCTGCAGCAGCGAACCGGGAAGACGCCGGGCGCGCGACCCTCGATCACCGCTCCCGCCCCGCTTCATCCAGCGACTGCGTGATTGGCGACAGCAGATATTGGATGATCCGCCGCTCGCCGGTCTTGATCTCGGCCTGCACGGAGAGGCCGGGGCCGAGCGTCTGCTGGCGGTCGCGGATTCGGATGCTGGTCTGCAACAGGCGGATGCGCGCGGCGTAGACGAGGCCGGGCTGGACCGGCCGGCCCTTGTCGTCGCGCTGCGGCTGCCCGTTCGATTGCGACAGGTCGATCGCATCGCGGCTGATGCTCTCGACGATCCCCGGCACCAGCCCGTAATCGGTGAAGGGAAAGGCCTCCAGCTTGACCCGGACCGGCTGCCCCTCGCGGACGAAGCCGATGTCCTTGTTGAGGACCTGGGCCTCGACCTCGATCTCGGCGCCGTCGGGAACGACGGTCATCAGAGGCTGGGCCGGCTGCACCACCCCACCGATCGTCGCGACTACGAGCTGCTGCACCGTTCCGGCGACCGGCGCGCGCAATGCCAGGAACTCGCGCCGCCGCGTGGTCTTGCGCAGATCTTCGGCCGCGAGTTGCGCCTTGTCGCGGGCCTGGACCATTTCGGTCACGGCGGTCTTGCCGAACGTCTCGCGCAGCTTGCGGATCTCGGCCTCGAGCGCCGTCATCGCGGCGCGCGCCCGCGCAGCATTGGCGAGCTGCACGTCGACGTTCTGAACGTGCTCGATGCGCTGCTGTTCGTATTCGAGCAGCCGCAGCCGCGCGAAATTGCCCTGTTCGGTGAGCTGCCGGCGCGCCTCGAGCGATTGATCGACGAGCGGGAGCGTGAGGCGCAGCTTGTTGATCTCGACCTCGGCCGAGGTCAGCTCGGCCGCGCGCTGCGCGATCTGCTGCTGCAGGCTCGCGACCTGCGCCTCGTATTCGGCGATGCTGGCGCGAACGAATTGCTCCTCCACCGCGGCGGAGGCGGCCGGCGTATCGTCCGGCGCGACGAAGCCGGTCGGCCGGCCGTCGAGATAGGCGAGCAGCGCAGCGTTGCGGGCCTGGATCAGCCTGGAGGCCTGCAGGTTCTGGCGCGCCTGCGCCTCGTCGGCGGTCGCGAGCGTCGGATCGAGCTCGACCAGAAGCTGCCCCTCCTCGACATGCTGGCCGTTGGCGACATGGATGGCGCGCACCGAGCCGATCTCCATCGGCTGGATGGTCTTGACCTTGCTCGACGGAATGATCTTCCCGCTCGCCACCGCCACGACGTCGACCGTGCCGATGACGGACCAGACCAGAGCGGCCGTGAAGAAGCCGCAGGTCATCAGCAGCAGCATGCGCAGCCCCGGGCTCGGCGGCTTCTCCATGATCTCGAGGGCGGCCGGCAGGAACTCGTGATCGGAGAGCGGCCGCCGGTTGCGGTCGGCCTCGTTCTGCATGCTCCAGCTCGCCCGCAGCACGGCCCAGTGCTTGGCGAGAGTCGGAAAGCGCTCGGCTACCCATGCCGTCAAGTGCTGCGCCCCATTTGCTTGGTATAGAGCTGGGCATAGCGACCGCCCGAGCGAAGCAGTGTCTCGTGATCTCCCGTTTCGGTGATCTCGCCGGCTTCGACCGTGACGATCCGGTCGCACTGGCGCACGGCGGAGAGGCGGTGCGCGATGATGATGACGGTGCGGCCGCGGGCGATGCCGGCCAGATTGTGCTGGATGATCTCCTCGCTCTCGGCGTCGAGCGCACTGGTCGCCTCGTCGAGGATCAGGATGCGCGGATTGCCGATCAGCGCCCTCGCGATCGCGAGGCGCTGGCGTTGCCCGCCCGAGAGATTGCCGCCCCGCTCGTCGATCACCGTGTCGTAGCCGTGCGAAAGCCCGAGGACGAAGTCGTGGGCGCCGGCGAGCTGAGCGGCGGCGATAACCCGCTCCATCGGCATCGTGGTGTCGGCCAGCGCAATGTTTTCGCGCACCGAGCGGTTGAACAGGATGTTTTCCTGCAGCACGACGCCGATCTGCCGACGCAGCCAAGCAGGGTCGACCAGCGCGAGATCGACGCCGTCGACCAGCACCCTGCCCTGCTCGGGAACGTAGAGGCGCTGCACCAGCTTGGTCAGCGTCGACTTGCCCGAGCCGGAGGGGCCGACGATGCCGATCATCTCGCCCGGCTGAATCGCGAGCGTGACGCCGCGCAAAGCCTCCGGCGCATCGGGACGATAGCGGAAACGAACCCGATCGAAGTTCACCGCGCCCTTGATCGGAGGAAGGCTCGCCCGGTTGGGATTGTGATCGGGCTCGGCCGGCGCGTTCAAGACGTCGCCGAGCCGGTCGACCGAGATGCGGACCTGCTGAAAGTCCTGCCAGAGCTGGGACAAGCGCAGGATCGGTTGCGCGACACGCCCGGAGAGCATGTTGAAGGCAACGAGCGATCCGACCGAGAGGTCGCCGGCGATGACCGCCTTGGCGCCGAAGAACAGGATCGCAACCGTGGTCAGCTTGGACACCAGCTGGATCAGATGGCTGCCCCAGTTCGCGAGCGTTGCGACCTGAAATCCGGTGCTGGTGTAGCCCGCGAACTGTTTCTCCCATTTCGCCCGCATCTGCGGCTCGACCGCCATCGCCTTCAGCGTGCCGATGCCCGTGACGCTTTCGACGAGGAAGGACTGGTTCTCCGCGCCACGCTTGAATTTCTCGTCGAGACGCGCGCGCAGCGGCGGCGTCACGATCACCGAGATCGCGACATAGAGCGGGATCGACAGCGTAACGATCAGGGTCAGCAACGGACTATAGGCGTACATGACGCCGAAGAAGACGATGGTGAAGAAGAGATCGATCACCACCGTGACGGCATTCGAGGTCAGGAACTCTCTGATACGATCGAGCTCGCGCACGCGGGCCACGCTGTCGCCGACGCGGCGCGCCTCGAAATACGACAGCGGCAGGTTGAGAAGATGCCGGAACAGCTGCGCCGAAAGCTCGCTGTCGACGCGATTGGTGGTGTGAGCAAACAGCCAGTTGCGCAGCGCCGACAAGCCGGTCTCGAAGATCAGCACCGCCGAAAGCCCGACCGCCAGCACGTCGAGCGTCGTCAGTGACTGATGGACCAGCACCTTGTCGATGACGAGCTGGAAGAAGATGGGTGAAATCAGTCCCATCAGTTGCAGGAAAAAGGACCCGATCAGCACGTCGCGCAGCGGCCCGCGGTATTTCACGAGAGCAGGAATGAACCAACTGATGTCGAAGGGGCGCGTCTCCCCCGCCATCAGCTCACGCGTCGTCATGAGCAGCAGCCGCCCGGCATATCGCTCGCCAAAATCGTCCGCCGACCACACTTCGGGACGTCCGCCATTGCCGCGCTGGATCAGGAAGCGCGATCCAGTCGGCTGTTGGTCAACC is a genomic window of Bradyrhizobium sp. CB1717 containing:
- a CDS encoding DUF1629 domain-containing protein: MEWQESAPVPDVDTVRGLLAVPPRFREIVEQFEPGVHQFLPVDYLDRKAAILAKRFFFVACNRLDSVDRAHITMILSKGMWVPPRDLVRRKEEIPPGIDVNAAAKLVFNNAQIGDKHAWSDMFLPLYGPFLSDALGAALEAERFTGIGLGKGEAV
- a CDS encoding HlyD family type I secretion periplasmic adaptor subunit: MTAWVAERFPTLAKHWAVLRASWSMQNEADRNRRPLSDHEFLPAALEIMEKPPSPGLRMLLLMTCGFFTAALVWSVIGTVDVVAVASGKIIPSSKVKTIQPMEIGSVRAIHVANGQHVEEGQLLVELDPTLATADEAQARQNLQASRLIQARNAALLAYLDGRPTGFVAPDDTPAASAAVEEQFVRASIAEYEAQVASLQQQIAQRAAELTSAEVEINKLRLTLPLVDQSLEARRQLTEQGNFARLRLLEYEQQRIEHVQNVDVQLANAARARAAMTALEAEIRKLRETFGKTAVTEMVQARDKAQLAAEDLRKTTRRREFLALRAPVAGTVQQLVVATIGGVVQPAQPLMTVVPDGAEIEVEAQVLNKDIGFVREGQPVRVKLEAFPFTDYGLVPGIVESISRDAIDLSQSNGQPQRDDKGRPVQPGLVYAARIRLLQTSIRIRDRQQTLGPGLSVQAEIKTGERRIIQYLLSPITQSLDEAGRER
- a CDS encoding type I secretion system permease/ATPase, yielding MTIAVAKALNEAADIASGIDPDLPASLLSFILLAKFLGVPADAGQIAHDHGSPGERYRLEDLARIAKRLKIVAKVKPAAPEELHKVPLPALAELEDGEAVVLLKVDQQPTGSRFLIQRGNGGRPEVWSADDFGERYAGRLLLMTTRELMAGETRPFDISWFIPALVKYRGPLRDVLIGSFFLQLMGLISPIFFQLVIDKVLVHQSLTTLDVLAVGLSAVLIFETGLSALRNWLFAHTTNRVDSELSAQLFRHLLNLPLSYFEARRVGDSVARVRELDRIREFLTSNAVTVVIDLFFTIVFFGVMYAYSPLLTLIVTLSIPLYVAISVIVTPPLRARLDEKFKRGAENQSFLVESVTGIGTLKAMAVEPQMRAKWEKQFAGYTSTGFQVATLANWGSHLIQLVSKLTTVAILFFGAKAVIAGDLSVGSLVAFNMLSGRVAQPILRLSQLWQDFQQVRISVDRLGDVLNAPAEPDHNPNRASLPPIKGAVNFDRVRFRYRPDAPEALRGVTLAIQPGEMIGIVGPSGSGKSTLTKLVQRLYVPEQGRVLVDGVDLALVDPAWLRRQIGVVLQENILFNRSVRENIALADTTMPMERVIAAAQLAGAHDFVLGLSHGYDTVIDERGGNLSGGQRQRLAIARALIGNPRILILDEATSALDAESEEIIQHNLAGIARGRTVIIIAHRLSAVRQCDRIVTVEAGEITETGDHETLLRSGGRYAQLYTKQMGRST